The following are encoded together in the Periplaneta americana isolate PAMFEO1 chromosome 5, P.americana_PAMFEO1_priV1, whole genome shotgun sequence genome:
- the Sec13 gene encoding protein SEC13 homolog, giving the protein MVSVLNTVDTSHEDMIHDAEMDYYGLRLATCSSDHSVKIFDIKNGTQTLTADLKGHYGPVWQVAWAHPKYGNLLASCSYDRRVIIWKEVGEWVKLYEYSSHDSSVNSVAWAPHEFGLMLACGSSDGSVSILSNNPDTGNWEAKKIPNAHTIGCNAVSWCPATSPNPAFDATASSRSPVVVKRLVTGGCDNLVKIWKEEGDRWIEEAKLEVHSDWVRDVAWAPSIGLPRSIIASCSQDRRVIIWSSDDNITWTPTVLHTFDDVVWNVSWSLTGNILAVSGGDNKVSLWRENNESQWMCISEVSKGQGQMAGNEPRAL; this is encoded by the coding sequence ATGGTGTCCGTGCTAAACACCGTAGATACAAGTCATGAAGACATGATACACGATGCAGAAATGGATTATTACGGTCTTAGACTGGCAACATGTTCTTCAGATCATTCGGTAAAAATATTCGACATCAAGAATGGAACACAAACTTTGACAGCAGATCTGAAAGGCCACTATGGACCAGTATGGCAAGTAGCTTGGGCACATCCTAAGTATGGAAATTTATTAGCATCCTGCTCGTATGATCGAAGGGTTATAATCTGGAAAGAAGTAGGAGAGTGGGTGAAGTTGTACGAATATAGCAGCCACGACTCATCTGTCAATTCTGTGGCGTGGGCTCCTCACGAATTTGGTCTCATGCTGGCATGCGGAAGTTCTGACGGCTCAGTATCTATACTTTCCAATAACCCTGACACTGGAAATTGGGAAGCAAAGAAGATTCCGAACGCCCATACCATTGGGTGTAATGCAGTCAGTTGGTGTCCTGCAACATCCCCCAACCCCGCCTTCGATGCTACCGCTTCAAGTAGATCACCCGTCGTAGTGAAGAGGCTTGTGACAGGAGGTTGCGATAATCTGGTGAAAATTTGGAAAGAAGAAGGGGACCGCTGGATAGAAGAGGCGAAATTAGAAGTCCATTCGGATTGGGTGCGTGACGTTGCTTGGGCTCCATCGATTGGCCTCCCACGTAGCATCATCGCCAGCTGCTCTCAAGACAGACGCGTGATCATCTGGTCAAGTGATGATAACATCACCTGGACACCCACCGTCCTCCACACGTTCGACGACGTGGTGTGGAACGTGAGTTGGTCGTTGACTGGGAACATTTTGGCAGTGTCCGGCGGAGATAATAAAGTGAGTCTTTGGCGAGAGAACAATGAGAGCCAGTGGATGTGCATCAGTGAAGTGAGCAAGGGACAGGGACAGATGGCAGGCAACGAACCGAGAGCACTCTGA